A genomic segment from Diadema setosum chromosome 11, eeDiaSeto1, whole genome shotgun sequence encodes:
- the LOC140234835 gene encoding mitochondrial import inner membrane translocase subunit Tim10 B-like, whose amino-acid sequence MEAANARRNLKDFLSMYNQFTETCFERCVQNLNYRILTAQEEICTAKCIDKLVNVNHRQIFKYMEINPLNRKLDEIGVGADQAAAQSLPPTTTTANGLAEDAVQQAPQVAAVEGTSRPQEEGVADITVADSAAPIAGISNEDMKQASSGTDLMNDTQTDMEKR is encoded by the exons CTGAAGGATTTCTTGTCCATGTATAATCAGTTCACCGAGACATGCTTTGAGAGATGTGTGCAAAATCTCAACTACCGCATCCTGACTGCACAAGAG GAAATCTGTACTGCCAAATGCATCGACAAGCTCGTCAATGTCAACCACCGCCAGATCTTCAAGTACATGGAGATCAACCCCCTCAATCGGAAGCTTGACGAGATCGGTGTGGGCGCAGACCAGGCTGCAGCGCAGAGCCTCCCGCCCACCACCACGACTGCCAACGGGCTTGCGGAGGATGCTGTGCAGCAGGCACCCCAGGTGGCTGCCGTGGAGGGCACGTCTCGCCCACAGGAAGAGGGTGTTGCAGACATAACTGTTGCCGACTCAGCAGCACCCATTGCTGGGATATCTAATGAGGACATGAAACAGGCATCCAGTGGAACAGACTTGATGAATGACACTCAAACAGACATGGAGAAGAGATGA